In Candidatus Anaeroferrophillus wilburensis, the following proteins share a genomic window:
- a CDS encoding cytochrome c3 family protein, producing MKHIRGTDRCRMLVAAILCCGVLFLALAPSAAAKKRTFKKKECIDCHDTFAKQYLSKKNVHAVVREQQCDDCHLRHGIVPKLLLKEEGNELCYRCHKIEALQLDQKVVHTALRRGKCVSCHDPHASDSPALLSAVGNDICFQCHQQDSFSGKVVHGVVEKEGCRACHDAHGSAEKNLLVKPPAELCISCHEPKTEDFRHAHGGYPVATGSCTVCHSPHASDQGKLLKASVHEPVTAGECDACHQSPTSADPFATTADARELCLTCHERSDLMGDGTVSHAPFADGDCLSCHDPHTAANPTLLIAQGNQLCFSCHENTGVKVLHPHAPIEGERGCLACHAPHAGRHNGLLDLAGGDLCFSCHEQIKDRGKGLQHQHEPFVDQECSACHNSHGSNAANMLNNRTDAVCYSCHVELESEFQLSATHEPVRKGNCTVCHRGHASDYGKLLTTDGSKLCAQCHEAMMGRENAESLHPPFEEAACQDCHAPHASNFPGMISEDQYSLCLGCHGQISDELQTAKSAHEPVRAGTCTGCHSPHKASLDVLMLAPSPDLCLTCHQDIKAQMETQRAHSPAARDCLRCHQPHAAAEPALLNNPQQVLCAECHEADAETFKRAHLRIEASAMDCMNCHAPHASKDPKFFKSNVHAPFASKSCDACHIAEKE from the coding sequence ATGAAGCATATTCGAGGAACGGACAGATGCAGGATGTTGGTGGCCGCCATTCTCTGTTGTGGCGTGTTGTTTCTGGCCTTGGCTCCTTCAGCCGCTGCCAAGAAAAGGACGTTTAAGAAAAAGGAGTGTATCGACTGCCATGACACGTTTGCCAAGCAGTACCTGTCGAAGAAAAATGTTCATGCCGTGGTCCGGGAACAGCAGTGTGATGACTGCCATCTGCGCCACGGGATAGTGCCGAAACTGCTGCTGAAGGAGGAAGGCAACGAACTCTGCTACCGTTGCCACAAAATTGAGGCTCTCCAGCTGGATCAAAAGGTGGTGCATACCGCCTTGCGGCGGGGAAAGTGTGTCTCCTGCCATGACCCCCACGCCTCCGATTCACCGGCACTCCTGTCAGCGGTTGGCAATGACATCTGTTTCCAATGCCATCAGCAGGACTCCTTTTCGGGCAAGGTTGTTCATGGTGTGGTTGAGAAGGAAGGCTGCCGGGCCTGTCATGATGCCCATGGTTCGGCTGAAAAAAACCTGCTGGTCAAACCGCCGGCTGAGCTTTGCATCTCCTGCCATGAACCGAAAACCGAGGATTTCCGGCATGCTCATGGTGGCTACCCCGTGGCAACCGGCTCGTGTACCGTTTGTCATTCCCCCCATGCGTCTGATCAGGGAAAGCTGTTGAAAGCCAGTGTTCATGAGCCGGTGACTGCCGGTGAGTGTGATGCCTGTCACCAATCTCCAACGTCAGCAGATCCTTTTGCCACTACCGCCGATGCCCGGGAACTCTGCCTCACCTGTCACGAACGAAGCGATTTGATGGGTGACGGCACGGTTTCGCATGCTCCCTTTGCCGACGGCGATTGCCTTTCCTGTCATGATCCTCATACGGCTGCCAACCCTACGCTGCTTATTGCTCAAGGCAATCAGCTGTGTTTTTCATGCCACGAAAATACCGGGGTGAAAGTCCTGCATCCCCATGCTCCCATTGAGGGTGAGCGGGGCTGTCTTGCCTGCCATGCCCCCCATGCCGGCCGGCACAACGGTCTCCTGGACCTGGCCGGCGGCGATCTTTGTTTCAGCTGCCATGAACAGATCAAGGACCGTGGCAAGGGGTTGCAGCATCAACATGAACCGTTTGTCGACCAGGAGTGCAGCGCCTGTCACAATTCCCATGGTTCCAATGCGGCCAACATGCTTAATAATCGTACCGATGCCGTCTGCTATTCCTGCCATGTCGAACTGGAAAGCGAGTTCCAGCTCAGTGCCACCCATGAGCCGGTCAGGAAAGGCAACTGTACCGTCTGTCACCGTGGACACGCTTCTGATTATGGCAAGCTTCTTACCACTGATGGGTCGAAGCTGTGTGCCCAGTGCCACGAAGCTATGATGGGCAGGGAGAACGCTGAAAGTCTGCACCCACCCTTCGAAGAGGCTGCCTGCCAGGACTGCCATGCCCCTCATGCCAGCAATTTCCCGGGCATGATCAGTGAAGACCAGTATTCGTTGTGTCTCGGCTGCCACGGGCAGATCAGCGATGAGCTTCAGACAGCGAAAAGTGCCCATGAACCGGTGCGCGCCGGCACCTGCACCGGCTGCCACAGTCCCCACAAGGCGAGCCTTGATGTGCTGATGCTGGCTCCCAGCCCTGATCTGTGCCTTACCTGTCATCAGGATATCAAGGCGCAGATGGAAACCCAGAGGGCCCATTCGCCAGCTGCCAGGGACTGTCTCCGCTGTCATCAGCCCCATGCGGCTGCTGAACCGGCTCTGCTGAACAATCCCCAGCAGGTTTTGTGCGCCGAATGTCATGAAGCTGATGCCGAAACTTTCAAGCGGGCCCATCTCCGAATTGAGGCGTCAGCCATGGACTGCATGAACTGTCATGCCCCCCATGCTTCAAAAGATCCGAAATTTTTCAAATCAAACGTGCATGCTCCCTTTGCGTCAAAGTCATGTGATGCCTGCCATATCGCAGAAAAAGAGTAA
- a CDS encoding cytochrome C codes for MMTVLVLPLLLVPAVVDAKDSMKLKSGAKGKLCLECHEGFREKLKKSHVHTPLAEGECTGCHNPHTSSHELLMAAEPKDICYQCHERMVPEGAASAHQVVVDGQCTTCHDPHAADNRMNLIRSGSELCYGCHEELGRKVSDSKFQHSPVKKDCLKCHNPHASSEHPALLVKSVPELCKTCHQTDKTTFKNLHANYPVDQADCTSCHDTHGSSQAAMLYDNVHQPVSKGMCKQCHAAPDAAEPLKLKQAGYESCQGCHYDMVTDTLNLKRIHWPVVDGKGCLNCHTPHASATGSLLLKPQKALCAGCHTDTMARQERSSTKHPPIDEGNCTACHAPHGSNNQFIMTRASVMDVCGDCHDWQTHSSHPIGEKVVDPRNKNSTVQCLSCHRSHGTEHKHFLYFATTNELCIQCHAGYRR; via the coding sequence ATGATGACTGTTCTGGTGCTGCCGCTTCTTCTGGTTCCGGCTGTCGTGGATGCCAAGGATAGCATGAAACTTAAAAGCGGCGCCAAGGGCAAGCTGTGCCTGGAATGTCATGAGGGTTTCAGGGAGAAACTGAAGAAATCTCATGTCCATACCCCCTTGGCGGAAGGTGAGTGCACCGGCTGTCACAACCCCCACACCTCCTCGCATGAGCTGCTCATGGCGGCCGAACCGAAGGATATCTGCTACCAATGCCATGAGCGCATGGTTCCTGAAGGGGCGGCCAGTGCTCACCAAGTGGTGGTTGATGGCCAATGTACTACCTGCCATGACCCCCATGCAGCCGATAACCGGATGAACCTCATCCGGTCGGGAAGTGAACTCTGCTATGGCTGCCATGAAGAACTGGGGCGCAAGGTTAGTGACAGCAAGTTCCAGCATTCGCCGGTCAAAAAAGACTGCCTGAAATGCCACAACCCCCATGCTTCCAGCGAGCATCCTGCTTTGTTGGTGAAAAGCGTGCCGGAGCTGTGCAAAACCTGTCACCAGACGGATAAGACGACTTTCAAAAACCTGCATGCAAATTATCCCGTGGACCAGGCCGACTGTACCTCTTGTCATGATACCCATGGTTCCAGCCAGGCTGCCATGCTTTATGATAATGTCCACCAGCCGGTCAGCAAGGGAATGTGCAAGCAATGCCATGCCGCTCCTGATGCTGCCGAACCGCTGAAGTTGAAACAGGCCGGTTATGAGTCCTGCCAGGGGTGCCACTACGACATGGTGACCGATACCCTCAACCTGAAGCGGATTCACTGGCCGGTGGTCGATGGCAAAGGATGTCTGAACTGCCATACCCCCCACGCGTCAGCGACCGGCAGCCTGCTGCTGAAGCCTCAGAAAGCCTTGTGCGCCGGCTGCCATACCGATACCATGGCCCGACAGGAGCGCTCATCAACCAAGCATCCGCCAATTGACGAGGGCAACTGTACCGCCTGCCATGCCCCCCATGGTTCCAATAACCAGTTTATCATGACCCGGGCGTCGGTGATGGATGTCTGCGGCGACTGCCATGATTGGCAGACCCATTCATCCCATCCCATCGGGGAAAAAGTTGTTGATCCCCGCAACAAAAACAGTACTGTCCAATGCTTAAGCTGTCACCGCTCTCACGGAACCGAACACAAACATTTTCTCTATTTCGCGACAACCAATGAACTGTGTATCCAGTGTCATGCAGGGTATCGGAGATAA
- a CDS encoding NHL repeat-containing protein, whose amino-acid sequence MKKTFLLFVGLLLLVVWGHSSPAHGAKIRYLASVYGDRQGAGLKYPEGVACTENLLFVADTGNSRVVRYSYEGRVVTGQAEYALPNTSPIKLEVDSRGYLYVLDGRERRIILLGTEGNVEGYFSPKGVPGGGQVVPRSFAVGHDDSVYLLDVFSRSLLVLDRTGQYQRQLPFPGDIGFFSDVAVDRQGTVYLLDSVAAAVYVVPANVGEISLLSSNLREYVNFPTNMTVDRHGVLYLVDQHGGGLALLNKDGSFLGRKLSMGWNESQLSYPAQICISGGGSIFIADRNNSRVQLFSLEEK is encoded by the coding sequence ATGAAAAAAACCTTTCTCCTGTTTGTCGGTCTTTTGCTGCTGGTTGTTTGGGGCCACTCTTCTCCTGCCCACGGGGCAAAAATCCGCTATCTCGCTTCGGTGTATGGTGACCGGCAGGGAGCCGGGCTGAAATATCCGGAGGGTGTCGCCTGTACCGAAAATCTCTTATTTGTTGCCGATACCGGCAACAGCCGGGTTGTGCGTTATTCGTATGAGGGGCGGGTAGTCACCGGTCAGGCCGAGTATGCACTGCCCAATACCTCCCCCATCAAACTGGAGGTGGATTCCCGCGGCTATCTCTATGTCCTCGACGGCCGTGAGCGGCGGATTATTCTTCTGGGAACGGAGGGCAACGTTGAGGGGTATTTTTCCCCTAAGGGGGTTCCCGGCGGCGGGCAGGTGGTTCCCAGAAGTTTTGCCGTTGGTCATGATGACTCGGTTTACCTGCTGGATGTTTTTTCCCGGTCGTTGCTGGTTCTGGATCGGACAGGTCAGTATCAGCGGCAACTCCCTTTTCCCGGGGATATCGGGTTTTTTTCCGACGTCGCCGTTGACCGCCAGGGAACAGTTTACCTGCTTGACAGTGTAGCGGCTGCCGTTTATGTGGTGCCGGCCAATGTCGGCGAGATCAGCCTGTTGAGTTCAAACCTGCGGGAATACGTAAATTTTCCAACCAACATGACTGTTGACCGTCATGGAGTTCTCTACTTGGTTGATCAGCATGGCGGCGGTCTTGCCCTGCTGAATAAGGACGGCTCATTCCTTGGCCGCAAGCTGAGTATGGGATGGAATGAAAGCCAGCTCTCCTACCCGGCCCAGATCTGCATCAGCGGCGGGGGCAGTATCTTTATCGCCGACCGTAACAACAGCCGGGTCCAACTGTTTTCTCTCGAAGAAAAGTGA
- a CDS encoding outer membrane protein assembly factor — protein MRLAVPIVLLLLTCFLLLSPVLVSAASLVIRIEGIEDAPLENVTKALVLPAALQRDDAELKPLWRRRLVRQAPEKVRLALEPFGYYHAVVNVRLNEQASPPQLEVTIVPGDPVRIIRQQIEIEGNRELLATAISSFPLHEGDIFRHDLYEQGKSQLLGLAVDHGYLDAEFRRHQVVVDPDALSASINLLLVTGERYTIGKVHFSGASDYPEKFLVRYLTVRPGSFFSYAQLGKSRQNLLDSDRFREVVIQPRKEEAVDGQLPVEIVLDPSPPRRLRPGIGYGTDTGARLSVRGQDLNLLHRGHELYGDLLIAQLRQDISFSYILPASHDINTMTALRGGYRAENLKSYDTRYAYAEAEQLYGLGPQKTGSFFLRFLSERSDLSGDSVSSEQLIPGIRYRQSKLDNPVRPSRGYRWSVEGRGAVDLVLAGLPVLQVLGDLQVIQPLPWESLLLLRGAAGSTLQKDAFQDLPASLRFFTGGDNSVRGYAYQSLGPTNGQGEVVGGRHFLAGSIEVERRVATDWGLAAFFDMGNAFDDFTRIDARKAAGIGIRYYTPVGPARLDIARTIADPDSRFRIHIGLGVSW, from the coding sequence ATGCGTCTGGCTGTCCCTATCGTGCTGTTGCTCCTTACCTGTTTTTTGCTGCTATCTCCGGTCCTGGTGTCCGCGGCATCCCTTGTCATCCGGATTGAAGGGATCGAAGACGCCCCTCTGGAAAACGTCACCAAGGCACTGGTGTTGCCGGCTGCCCTCCAGCGTGATGATGCTGAGCTCAAACCCCTTTGGCGGCGCCGCTTGGTTCGGCAGGCGCCTGAAAAGGTTCGCCTGGCCCTTGAACCCTTCGGCTATTATCATGCGGTGGTTAACGTCCGTCTCAACGAGCAGGCCAGTCCGCCCCAGCTTGAAGTAACCATCGTGCCGGGGGATCCGGTACGCATCATCCGGCAGCAGATCGAGATTGAAGGTAATCGTGAGCTGCTGGCAACGGCCATAAGCTCGTTTCCTCTCCATGAGGGGGATATTTTCCGCCATGATCTCTATGAACAGGGGAAGTCCCAGCTGTTGGGCTTGGCAGTCGATCATGGTTATCTGGATGCCGAATTTCGCCGCCACCAGGTGGTCGTGGACCCTGATGCCCTGAGTGCGTCCATCAACCTGCTGCTGGTTACCGGCGAACGTTACACCATCGGCAAGGTCCATTTTTCCGGGGCATCCGACTATCCGGAGAAATTTCTTGTCCGCTATCTCACCGTCCGGCCGGGAAGCTTTTTCTCCTATGCCCAACTGGGCAAGTCCCGGCAGAACCTGCTGGACAGCGACCGTTTCCGGGAGGTTGTCATCCAACCCCGCAAGGAGGAGGCTGTCGATGGCCAACTGCCGGTGGAGATTGTCCTTGATCCATCCCCCCCACGCCGGCTGCGGCCGGGGATCGGCTACGGCACCGATACGGGTGCCCGGCTCAGTGTCCGCGGCCAGGATCTCAATCTTCTCCACCGGGGCCATGAACTATACGGTGACCTGCTTATTGCTCAGCTGCGGCAGGATATCAGCTTCTCCTACATCCTGCCGGCCAGCCATGATATCAATACCATGACCGCCCTTCGCGGCGGCTATCGGGCCGAAAATCTCAAGAGTTATGATACCCGCTACGCCTATGCCGAGGCTGAACAGCTTTACGGTTTGGGGCCCCAGAAAACCGGCTCGTTCTTCCTCCGTTTTCTCTCGGAACGTTCTGATCTCAGCGGCGATAGTGTTTCCTCCGAACAGCTCATCCCCGGCATTCGTTACCGCCAGTCAAAGCTCGACAACCCGGTCAGGCCCTCAAGGGGCTATCGGTGGTCGGTGGAAGGTCGTGGTGCCGTTGATCTGGTTCTTGCCGGCCTGCCGGTGCTCCAGGTGCTTGGCGATCTCCAGGTTATTCAGCCGCTGCCCTGGGAGAGTCTGCTGCTACTGCGGGGGGCTGCCGGTTCCACGCTGCAGAAGGATGCCTTTCAGGATCTGCCGGCGTCACTGCGGTTTTTCACCGGCGGCGACAATTCGGTGAGAGGCTACGCCTACCAGTCCCTGGGACCGACCAACGGCCAGGGAGAGGTTGTGGGCGGCCGGCATTTTCTGGCCGGCAGCATCGAGGTCGAGCGGCGGGTGGCCACGGATTGGGGATTGGCTGCCTTTTTCGATATGGGCAATGCGTTTGACGACTTCACCCGGATCGATGCCAGAAAGGCGGCCGGCATCGGCATCCGCTACTACACACCCGTCGGCCCGGCCCGGCTTGACATTGCCCGGACGATTGCCGATCCTGATTCCCGTTTTCGCATTCATATTGGTTTGGGGGTAAGCTGGTGA
- a CDS encoding translocation/assembly module TamB domain-containing protein, with protein MKKVVIMLLVVVVAGLAGAGGWFAWLAGSINGNLYLMELCSRFTPLEVEAHISRPLTSGLQAEGLRVRWPAGTMKVTRLAVDWQPRALMKRRLLINHLEVDGVEVTMVPGADEPQHRGELSLPVLPAIPFDIELRQLRLSNLTASAGSGKPLYLAALSASLYAAGTAINLDNLEIRRHSGGEWIAGNCRFELQDHGPAILVDLKLASVNLAAEIGLATNLNGTVRGRVERERYRFDVDLQNAIDDWQQASLQAVIDGNLQGLQMMDISARVLNGMVAGDLDISWEQGLRLAGRLTGRDVDLSVLGKNMAGSLNFTADGAMAKSDDGLVAHWDVTIAESILQGRQFAGIFAGSWQEHDLTIANLDFSGEGIHLSGHGRLGRRVEVALAVDDLDRLVTGGHGSLNFGGWFSRVDEDVRGQLDGDFAGVIFHDIAAASGKVRLSWPGGGMAAGRLELQTDSVRTQGVALDTLCFSAVGRPADHALTLTTGWAGGNLNLVGAGGWQKDRWAGVLQQFIGQEEHTGAWRLSEPVAVSAGSQSLQLGDFVIEGERGWRLQGRADLQLALEVYHANLAWDNLSLSLLKPLAGACQLEGKTHGLLRLDSEGDGRLTVDLQSEGDPSITAAGSTFAFSSATLRASWNEEGLRAEALLRPSAGGQIRADLQSPDPAHPGLPAQCDFDVNWENLPVAEVAASIISDVQLSGRWQGSLQGNWRGTSASFSLTGRSWIDDGELVWQSDERQVRAGLRKAEVNLDWQAAMARTEAVVLLAGGGRLAGRLELPLPARLPLAAAGDLPLTGDLAFSLAELGLAGVLFPGMVDEVRGRLEGELQVGGRVSSPVLTGRFSLHDAGGVIPDAGLRIEALTLKGSLADNRLVLEQLHLTSGGGALDGSGVVELAGWLPEKWNFAVQGDRVLVVDLPEWSLLVSPNLKISGSPDGIHVDGDILVPSMMLTGVAAQTVGPSSDVVLVGGQELTAPPRPQINANIRITLGDSVVVKAQGLDARLEGKIAVSNDRKGRYVGEGEIRIAKGRYAAYGLQLPISRGRFMFAGGPVEEPLIDVLAERVVGDVKTGMLISGTPRNPMMKLISTPVMPDADILSYLVLGRPVGEAAGQESALLVAANALMARGESVALQEQLKRRLGIDVLQVEKGNGGVEGSMVTIGKYLTPDLYLSFGQSLFSPVSLTTLRYRLAKSWELESQLGTVSGVDLSYRLEFW; from the coding sequence GTGAAAAAGGTGGTTATCATGCTGCTGGTGGTGGTTGTTGCCGGGCTGGCTGGCGCGGGAGGCTGGTTTGCCTGGCTGGCCGGCAGCATCAACGGCAACCTCTACCTCATGGAACTCTGCTCACGATTTACACCGCTGGAGGTGGAGGCGCATATCAGCCGGCCGTTGACCAGCGGATTGCAGGCAGAGGGCTTGCGGGTTCGCTGGCCGGCAGGAACCATGAAGGTGACGCGGCTTGCCGTTGACTGGCAGCCGCGGGCGTTGATGAAACGCCGATTGCTTATCAATCACCTGGAAGTGGATGGTGTGGAGGTGACTATGGTTCCTGGTGCTGATGAACCCCAGCACCGGGGCGAGTTGTCTCTGCCTGTGCTTCCTGCCATTCCTTTTGACATTGAACTGCGGCAGCTGCGGCTCAGTAATCTCACTGCTTCTGCCGGATCAGGGAAGCCGCTATACCTTGCCGCCCTTTCTGCCAGCCTGTATGCGGCCGGAACAGCCATCAACCTGGATAATTTGGAGATCCGGCGGCATAGTGGTGGCGAGTGGATAGCGGGGAATTGCCGGTTTGAACTGCAGGACCATGGTCCGGCGATCCTGGTCGACCTGAAACTGGCATCGGTTAATCTTGCCGCGGAAATCGGTCTTGCCACTAACCTGAACGGCACAGTCCGGGGCCGGGTTGAGAGGGAACGCTATCGCTTTGATGTTGATCTGCAGAACGCTATTGACGACTGGCAGCAGGCAAGCCTGCAGGCCGTGATTGACGGCAACCTGCAAGGACTACAAATGATGGATATCTCTGCCAGAGTGCTGAATGGTATGGTTGCCGGTGATCTGGATATTTCCTGGGAACAGGGGCTGCGGTTGGCCGGCAGATTAACCGGCAGGGATGTGGATCTGTCCGTACTTGGGAAAAATATGGCCGGTAGCCTGAATTTCACTGCTGATGGTGCCATGGCCAAAAGTGACGATGGCCTGGTCGCCCATTGGGATGTCACGATTGCTGAGAGTATCCTCCAGGGCCGTCAGTTTGCGGGTATTTTTGCCGGTAGTTGGCAAGAACATGATCTTACGATAGCCAATCTTGATTTCTCCGGTGAGGGTATCCACCTCAGCGGCCATGGGCGCTTGGGCCGGCGGGTTGAGGTAGCACTGGCAGTGGACGACCTTGATCGGCTGGTCACCGGCGGGCATGGTTCACTGAACTTCGGCGGCTGGTTTTCCCGCGTGGATGAAGACGTTCGCGGTCAACTGGACGGTGATTTTGCTGGGGTTATCTTCCATGATATTGCGGCTGCCAGCGGCAAGGTCCGTCTTTCCTGGCCCGGGGGGGGCATGGCAGCCGGCAGACTGGAGTTACAGACTGACAGCGTGAGGACACAAGGGGTTGCCTTGGATACGCTGTGCTTTTCAGCAGTCGGGCGGCCTGCCGACCATGCTCTGACCCTGACCACCGGCTGGGCCGGCGGTAATCTCAATCTTGTGGGTGCTGGCGGTTGGCAAAAAGACAGGTGGGCTGGAGTGCTGCAACAGTTTATCGGGCAGGAAGAACATACGGGTGCCTGGCGGCTGTCCGAGCCGGTTGCCGTCAGTGCCGGCAGTCAGTCACTGCAGCTGGGTGATTTTGTCATCGAGGGAGAGCGGGGCTGGCGGCTGCAGGGCAGGGCGGATCTCCAGCTAGCTCTGGAAGTCTACCATGCCAATCTTGCCTGGGATAATCTTTCTCTTTCGCTGCTGAAACCGCTGGCCGGGGCATGTCAACTGGAAGGCAAGACCCATGGCCTCCTCCGGCTGGACAGCGAAGGTGACGGCCGGCTGACTGTTGATCTGCAGTCAGAGGGAGATCCCTCGATAACTGCCGCTGGTAGCACCTTTGCGTTCAGTAGCGCTACCCTGCGGGCCTCCTGGAACGAAGAGGGACTGCGGGCTGAGGCTCTTCTGCGGCCATCTGCCGGTGGCCAGATCAGGGCTGATCTGCAGTCGCCGGATCCCGCCCATCCCGGTTTGCCGGCCCAGTGTGACTTTGATGTGAACTGGGAAAATCTGCCGGTGGCGGAGGTGGCCGCATCAATCATCTCCGACGTCCAACTCTCCGGGCGCTGGCAGGGCAGTCTGCAGGGAAACTGGCGGGGAACATCGGCGTCCTTCTCGCTCACCGGCCGCAGCTGGATCGATGATGGCGAGCTGGTATGGCAAAGCGATGAGCGCCAGGTGCGGGCCGGTCTGCGAAAGGCTGAGGTGAACCTGGACTGGCAGGCTGCCATGGCCAGAACAGAGGCCGTTGTTCTGCTTGCCGGCGGTGGTCGGCTTGCCGGCCGGCTGGAGCTGCCCCTGCCGGCACGGCTGCCTCTGGCTGCTGCCGGTGACCTGCCGTTGACCGGGGATCTTGCTTTTTCTCTGGCGGAGCTGGGACTCGCCGGGGTGTTGTTTCCGGGGATGGTTGACGAGGTGCGCGGCCGGCTGGAGGGAGAGCTGCAGGTTGGCGGCAGGGTTTCCAGCCCGGTATTGACCGGTCGCTTTTCCCTGCATGATGCGGGCGGTGTGATTCCCGATGCTGGACTTCGTATTGAAGCACTGACCCTGAAGGGCAGTCTGGCAGACAACCGGCTGGTCCTGGAACAATTGCATCTTACCTCGGGCGGCGGCGCCCTTGACGGCAGCGGTGTGGTGGAACTGGCCGGCTGGCTGCCGGAAAAATGGAATTTTGCCGTCCAGGGCGACCGGGTCCTGGTGGTGGATCTGCCGGAATGGTCGCTGCTGGTCAGCCCGAACCTGAAAATATCCGGCAGCCCCGATGGCATCCATGTTGACGGTGATATCCTGGTGCCGTCCATGATGCTTACCGGGGTTGCTGCTCAAACCGTTGGCCCCAGTTCCGATGTTGTGCTGGTTGGTGGCCAGGAATTGACGGCACCACCCCGGCCGCAGATCAACGCCAATATCAGGATTACCCTTGGTGACAGCGTCGTGGTCAAGGCGCAGGGACTGGATGCGCGTCTGGAAGGGAAGATTGCCGTCAGCAATGACCGGAAGGGGCGTTATGTCGGTGAAGGGGAGATCCGGATTGCCAAGGGGCGCTATGCGGCCTACGGCCTGCAGCTGCCGATTTCCCGCGGCCGCTTCATGTTTGCCGGCGGCCCGGTGGAGGAGCCGTTGATTGATGTGCTTGCCGAACGGGTTGTGGGCGATGTGAAAACCGGGATGTTGATCAGCGGCACACCGAGGAACCCCATGATGAAACTCATTTCAACCCCGGTCATGCCGGATGCAGACATCCTCTCCTATCTGGTCCTTGGCCGACCTGTCGGAGAGGCAGCCGGTCAGGAAAGTGCACTGCTGGTGGCTGCCAACGCCCTGATGGCCCGCGGCGAGTCGGTGGCGTTGCAGGAACAGCTCAAGCGGCGGCTGGGTATCGATGTTCTGCAGGTGGAAAAGGGTAACGGCGGGGTGGAGGGCTCCATGGTTACCATCGGCAAGTACCTGACCCCCGACCTCTATCTGAGCTTCGGCCAGTCGCTGTTTTCGCCGGTGAGTCTCACGACGCTCCGCTACCGGCTGGCTAAAAGCTGGGAGCTGGAATCCCAGCTCGGCACGGTCAGCGGCGTTGACCTTTCCTACCGGCTGGAATTCTGGTGA